One part of the Mesomycoplasma conjunctivae genome encodes these proteins:
- a CDS encoding Mhp366/Mhp367 family surface (lipo)protein, whose product MKRKKILIIILLASALAATSFVAGGYFWYNKITAKNKDLKNDFSFKAIFTNQLNKNTNNEDHKFQLNITGKNLLDNLEQEANSKFGNIEAFFSPITNKDLKEVENKKILFPTEYQKFNIDINSNFAVKENNDFFLGSKNSNLFVYNLNIDNPESIILDTSENKKKILNQKGTLLDVKSHHELFPLPYVGFKNKELADQKYENIFQRNIKFLNGTASVLDINSEKALFLTNNHVLDTHKVNYKKISSANARFWNVSVGNFMQWYDNGQSYSVKSNDLLSLFFVKDFLTSKQKKKLLSFDNVVPGSNRVKLDEKQQEIFFFNFFNKYFQIPANFKNFNVDIAIFYFKWSKFLEDINQLASFYQNNNSDLQEFITTNSRIKPIIDNFLQTYQKLVSFWIKISQNPPVKIANTFYKQQSINYKELIALFWPYGTPLKNHFKGIYSAPSPGDITQLAIYFYANNGPGASGSAIFDTKGELQFVNAFGLINNFYDPNIKNDKQYYDNLNTYIPISGGIPLITANYNLKDEIEKFYPSKINKQNIKFLDAPTYQDK is encoded by the coding sequence ATGAAGAGAAAAAAAATACTAATTATAATTTTGCTAGCCTCAGCGCTTGCTGCTACAAGCTTTGTTGCAGGCGGCTACTTTTGATACAACAAAATCACTGCAAAAAACAAAGATTTAAAAAATGACTTTAGTTTTAAAGCCATTTTTACTAATCAACTTAATAAAAATACAAATAATGAGGATCATAAATTCCAATTAAATATTACTGGCAAAAATCTACTTGACAATTTAGAGCAGGAAGCAAATTCCAAATTTGGCAATATTGAAGCATTTTTTTCACCTATAACTAATAAAGATTTAAAAGAAGTTGAAAACAAAAAGATTTTATTCCCTACTGAATATCAAAAATTTAACATTGATATTAACTCTAATTTTGCTGTCAAAGAAAATAATGACTTTTTTTTAGGTTCTAAAAATAGCAATCTTTTTGTTTATAATCTAAATATCGATAACCCAGAATCAATCATTTTGGATACTTCTGAAAATAAGAAAAAAATTTTAAACCAAAAGGGTACCTTGCTAGATGTTAAAAGTCATCACGAATTATTTCCCTTGCCCTATGTTGGTTTCAAAAACAAGGAATTAGCTGATCAAAAATATGAAAATATTTTTCAAAGAAATATTAAATTTTTAAATGGAACTGCCAGTGTGTTAGATATTAACTCAGAAAAAGCTCTTTTTTTAACAAATAATCATGTTTTAGATACACACAAAGTTAACTACAAAAAAATTAGTAGTGCAAATGCTAGGTTTTGAAATGTTAGTGTTGGCAATTTTATGCAATGATATGATAATGGGCAGAGTTACAGTGTTAAAAGCAACGATCTTTTATCGCTATTTTTTGTAAAAGATTTTCTGACTTCCAAACAAAAGAAAAAATTATTATCATTTGATAATGTTGTCCCAGGTTCTAATAGAGTTAAATTAGATGAAAAGCAGCAAGAAATATTCTTTTTCAACTTCTTTAACAAATATTTTCAAATTCCAGCCAATTTTAAAAATTTTAATGTGGACATAGCAATTTTTTATTTTAAGTGAAGTAAATTTCTAGAAGATATAAATCAGCTTGCAAGCTTTTATCAAAATAATAACTCTGATTTACAAGAATTTATTACCACAAATTCAAGAATAAAACCGATAATTGATAATTTTCTTCAAACTTATCAAAAACTTGTAAGTTTTTGAATAAAAATATCACAAAATCCACCAGTAAAAATTGCTAATACTTTTTACAAACAACAAAGTATTAATTATAAAGAATTAATTGCACTTTTTTGACCTTATGGGACACCTTTAAAAAATCATTTTAAAGGTATTTATAGTGCTCCAAGCCCAGGTGATATTACTCAATTAGCAATTTATTTTTACGCCAATAACGGCCCAGGAGCAAGTGGAAGTGCCATTTTTGATACAAAAGGTGAGTTGCAATTTGTAAATGCTTTTGGTCTAATCAACAATTTTTATGATCCAAATATCAAAAATGATAAACAATATTACGATAACTTGAACACCTACATACCAATTTCGGGGGGTATTCCTTTAATAACTGCAAATTACAATCTCAAAGATGAGATTGAAAAATTTTACCCTAGTAAAATTAACAAGCAAAATATTAAATTTTTAGATGCACCCACTTATCAGGATAAATAA
- a CDS encoding adenine phosphoribosyltransferase — MKIKLENYIRDVPNFPKEGILFKDISPLLADGHALNYTIVEMANLVKDADVIVGPDARGFLFGTPTAAFLSKPFIMVRKAGKLPGEVEQYSYDLEYGSAVLEIQKNMIKPGQKVAIVDDVLATGGTLKAIVKMVEDQGAVVSKVVFLLELEALNGRELLKNYDVSSLIKV, encoded by the coding sequence ATGAAAATCAAACTTGAAAATTACATAAGAGATGTACCTAATTTTCCAAAAGAAGGAATTCTTTTTAAAGATATTTCACCATTATTAGCAGATGGGCATGCACTTAATTATACCATTGTTGAAATGGCAAATTTAGTAAAAGATGCAGATGTTATTGTCGGACCTGATGCTCGTGGCTTCCTTTTTGGAACTCCAACAGCTGCATTTTTATCAAAACCCTTTATCATGGTAAGAAAAGCAGGTAAATTACCAGGTGAAGTTGAACAATATTCCTACGATTTAGAGTATGGTTCAGCAGTACTTGAGATTCAAAAAAACATGATCAAACCAGGTCAAAAAGTTGCTATAGTTGACGATGTCTTAGCAACTGGTGGCACATTAAAAGCGATTGTAAAAATGGTGGAAGACCAAGGAGCAGTTGTCTCAAAAGTTGTCTTTTTATTGGAGCTAGAAGCACTCAATGGTAGAGAATTACTAAAAAATTATGATGTTAGCTCCTTAATAAAAGTTTAG
- a CDS encoding ABC transporter permease, whose protein sequence is MITKFIWLQEKKEYKSNWLKYVDLDSFLIRFLIKFIKIFLEFLVVAWIVLTLVFFLIDSIPGEPRFLDGLSPAQKAVEKKAYGLDLPAIERYFNYLGKFLQFDFGVSYSLRPRVPINNFIWERFLTSFSIGIFSVFLTIAIGVPLGIAVGKNPGKFLDNFATVWIAIFSSIPSLVFALTLLIIGQQSGLPYIFNVQDFATFILPALALSIGSVISYVRYIRFELNNELNSIHAKFAYLKNLTRNRFVWTHALKSSLFPIATFFPSVVLGSFIGSIFVEKIFLIAGSGGIMVDAIQSKDNNIILFLVIIYSLLTIVSYTLRDISYELLDPRIRRRAK, encoded by the coding sequence ATGATAACAAAATTTATATGGTTGCAAGAAAAAAAAGAATATAAATCTAATTGATTAAAATATGTTGACCTAGATTCTTTTTTAATTCGTTTTCTAATAAAATTTATTAAAATCTTCTTAGAGTTTTTAGTTGTTGCTTGAATTGTTTTAACATTAGTATTCTTTTTGATTGACTCAATCCCTGGTGAGCCACGCTTTCTCGATGGTCTAAGCCCTGCACAAAAAGCAGTTGAGAAAAAAGCGTATGGTTTAGATTTACCAGCAATTGAAAGATATTTTAATTATTTAGGTAAATTTTTACAATTCGACTTTGGTGTCTCTTATAGTTTGAGACCAAGAGTCCCAATCAACAATTTTATTTGAGAAAGATTTTTGACCTCATTTTCAATTGGAATATTTTCAGTTTTCTTAACTATTGCAATTGGTGTCCCTTTAGGAATAGCAGTTGGTAAAAATCCTGGTAAGTTTTTAGATAATTTTGCCACTGTGTGAATCGCTATCTTTTCATCAATTCCCTCACTAGTTTTTGCTTTAACTTTATTAATAATTGGTCAACAAAGCGGTCTCCCTTATATCTTTAATGTTCAAGATTTTGCAACTTTTATCCTTCCTGCACTAGCACTATCTATTGGCTCAGTTATTAGTTATGTTCGTTACATTCGTTTTGAATTAAACAATGAATTAAACTCTATCCATGCCAAATTTGCATATTTAAAAAATTTAACAAGAAATCGTTTTGTTTGAACACATGCACTTAAATCTTCACTTTTCCCAATAGCAACTTTTTTCCCATCAGTGGTTTTAGGTTCATTTATAGGTTCAATTTTTGTTGAAAAAATCTTTTTAATAGCCGGTAGTGGTGGAATAATGGTTGATGCTATTCAATCTAAAGATAATAATATTATTTTATTCCTAGTTATTATTTATTCATTGCTTACTATAGTTTCTTATACATTACGTGATATTAGTTACGAATTATTAGATCCAAGAATTAGAAGGAGAGCAAAATAA
- a CDS encoding ABC transporter permease, translating to MEQKLPSISNYIDKNLAPNAVLQPLAYQMWKLMNAEAQNFDRSFFKETSNTFVELVNRFSRSFSGVFGVVIIAFLIILALIIPFTTGSPTELRPSLKYVNYFTQGFILGTDSQGRDVWAVLWHGLRFSLTLSIIVAILDVTLGTFFGVLMGHFDLFDKIFTFIIKIISNIPTLLVLILMTLVLRPSFWVLVLSFILTGWIGLANQVRAQIKRAKNFTWVVASRVLGTPAYKILFNFVPLIIPLLITNIVFVIPGTILGETGLAFIGLSLPNVPTLGNSINSGIPVVTLYPRYVLIPAFFLVLLTSSIQMIGNALQDALRRQR from the coding sequence ATGGAACAGAAATTACCTTCAATTAGCAATTACATTGATAAGAATCTTGCGCCAAATGCAGTTTTACAACCGCTAGCTTATCAAATGTGAAAATTGATGAATGCAGAAGCACAAAATTTTGATCGTAGCTTTTTTAAAGAAACATCAAATACCTTTGTAGAATTAGTAAATCGTTTTTCACGTTCATTTTCTGGCGTTTTTGGTGTAGTTATTATTGCATTTTTAATAATTCTAGCACTTATTATTCCTTTTACAACTGGTTCACCAACAGAGCTTCGTCCTTCATTAAAATATGTCAATTATTTTACTCAAGGTTTTATTTTAGGTACAGATAGTCAAGGTCGCGATGTTTGAGCAGTGCTTTGACATGGTCTTCGTTTTTCACTTACTTTAAGTATAATTGTGGCAATTTTAGATGTTACCCTTGGTACTTTTTTTGGAGTTTTAATGGGTCATTTTGATCTCTTTGACAAAATTTTTACTTTTATAATTAAAATTATTTCTAATATTCCAACATTACTAGTGCTTATTTTAATGACTTTAGTATTACGACCAAGTTTTTGAGTATTAGTTCTCTCATTTATTCTTACAGGTTGAATTGGACTTGCTAACCAAGTGCGAGCGCAAATTAAAAGAGCAAAAAACTTTACTTGAGTAGTAGCTTCGCGAGTTTTAGGTACTCCTGCTTATAAAATTTTATTTAACTTTGTTCCTTTAATTATTCCATTATTAATTACTAATATTGTCTTTGTTATTCCAGGAACAATCTTAGGAGAAACTGGACTTGCCTTTATTGGACTTTCGCTACCTAATGTTCCAACTTTAGGTAACTCAATTAACTCAGGAATTCCAGTCGTTACTTTATATCCAAGATATGTTCTAATTCCTGCCTTTTTCCTAGTTTTACTAACATCTTCAATTCAAATGATCGGTAATGCACTACAAGATGCTCTAAGGAGACAAAGATAA
- a CDS encoding ABC transporter ATP-binding protein, which produces MEYQKIDCKNFENSKLCLNLNKNIDKFEKEVAILKAKNYSEDDYQKHFKKLKEKFIAQELYIKQGFLQHKSFKLSDIKKRIFAYFHTSFNRKNFNFDEFAKNVTYKQVGDENLKVVAQINNLRLSFVNPANPNISNVVIRDASIDFYEGKIHAIIGESGSGKSVITSALYGLTGENAVIESGEIKLFNNEVQNFTFRDWELSNYRGKIISAVFQNPMSTLNPTKKIGKQIIEGMLLNKIVANKKQAYEKALNYLRLTKINNPEMVMKLYPHELSGGMIQRVVISAILSLEPKIIVMDEPTTALDTTVQALVLDIIRDLQKRLKITIIFITHDLGVVASLADYITIMYAGQVVEEGSRQEILNYPQHPYTWGLISSMPDVNKGERLLSIRGVVPSNLNDIVGDAFAVRNDWALEQDFYLEPKFYNISDTHRVKSALLDERAPKVVPPKVILEKHKKWLAENQ; this is translated from the coding sequence ATGGAATACCAAAAAATTGATTGCAAAAATTTTGAAAATTCAAAATTGTGTTTAAATTTAAACAAAAACATTGATAAATTTGAAAAAGAAGTTGCTATTTTAAAAGCTAAAAACTATTCAGAAGATGATTATCAAAAACATTTTAAAAAACTAAAAGAAAAATTTATTGCTCAAGAACTCTATATTAAACAAGGTTTTTTACAACACAAATCATTTAAATTATCTGATATTAAAAAACGAATTTTTGCATATTTTCATACAAGTTTTAATAGAAAAAATTTCAATTTTGATGAATTTGCTAAAAATGTTACATACAAACAAGTTGGAGATGAAAATTTAAAAGTTGTTGCCCAAATCAATAATTTACGTCTTTCATTTGTCAATCCTGCTAATCCTAATATTTCCAATGTTGTCATTCGTGATGCCTCAATTGATTTTTATGAAGGTAAAATTCATGCCATCATTGGTGAGTCAGGTTCAGGAAAATCAGTTATTACTTCTGCTCTTTATGGATTAACTGGTGAAAATGCAGTTATTGAATCTGGAGAAATTAAATTATTTAACAACGAAGTTCAAAATTTTACTTTCCGTGACTGAGAACTCTCTAATTATCGAGGAAAAATCATCTCTGCTGTTTTTCAAAACCCAATGTCAACTCTTAACCCAACTAAAAAAATTGGAAAACAAATTATTGAGGGAATGCTTTTAAATAAAATTGTTGCCAACAAAAAACAAGCTTATGAAAAAGCCCTTAACTACCTAAGATTGACTAAAATTAATAATCCAGAAATGGTCATGAAACTCTATCCACATGAGCTCTCAGGAGGAATGATTCAACGGGTTGTTATTTCGGCAATTTTATCACTTGAGCCCAAAATTATTGTTATGGATGAGCCAACAACTGCGCTTGATACTACTGTCCAAGCTTTGGTTTTAGATATTATTCGTGATTTACAAAAACGTCTAAAAATTACTATTATTTTTATTACTCACGACTTAGGAGTTGTTGCCTCACTTGCTGACTACATTACAATTATGTATGCTGGACAAGTTGTTGAAGAAGGTAGTCGTCAAGAAATTCTTAACTACCCACAACACCCTTATACTTGAGGTCTAATCAGCTCAATGCCTGATGTCAACAAAGGTGAGCGTTTATTATCAATTCGTGGTGTTGTTCCTTCCAATTTAAATGACATTGTTGGTGATGCCTTTGCAGTAAGAAATGATTGAGCACTTGAACAAGATTTTTATTTAGAACCCAAATTTTATAACATCTCTGATACCCATCGTGTCAAATCAGCACTTTTAGATGAGAGAGCACCAAAAGTAGTACCACCCAAAGTTATTTTAGAAAAACATAAAAAATGATTGGCAGAAAATCAATAG
- a CDS encoding ABC transporter ATP-binding protein, which produces MKKYFYQEKKTLFGNSSYRLLTPGTLEMLNSDGREPLVSFQNVDVTYGSGAKKNKVIHDLSFNIYDGEVLSFVGESGSGKSTTGSALAGLVSHSHGQIKIGDLVLPQNKNKIKGKLLQKLVGSVQMIFQDPLSSLNPFKNIFAVVSEGIDNLEAQQKGVIKKIFFDNYNETSFYNIVSMLKKNQQINDEQYQSLKSFYQQIYEQNHSSVSHFLYDHIYSYLNSMGIQYPPIFFYLQQRVDELKKFENATTNQLKYQLVLELLASVGLDSSILKRFPLEFSGGQQQRIGISRALILKPKILIADEPISALDVSIQAQIINIFKDLKEKYNLTILFISHDLRMVEYISDRIAVINRGRLLEIGPTKEIINNFVHPYTKSLIEAIPTIESQGGSLLGYVYNPAMHNYDENNQPEWLNLGNNHFVLATKEELRRWKSGDYSYENKQTN; this is translated from the coding sequence ATGAAAAAATATTTTTATCAAGAAAAGAAAACTTTATTTGGTAATTCATCCTACCGCTTGCTAACTCCAGGAACACTTGAGATGTTGAACTCTGATGGACGTGAGCCACTTGTTAGTTTTCAAAATGTCGATGTCACTTATGGCAGCGGAGCTAAGAAAAATAAAGTTATTCATGATTTATCTTTTAATATCTACGATGGTGAAGTGCTCTCTTTTGTTGGTGAGTCAGGATCAGGAAAGTCAACTACCGGAAGCGCCCTTGCCGGACTTGTCTCTCATAGTCATGGACAAATCAAAATTGGTGATTTAGTCTTACCACAAAACAAAAACAAAATTAAAGGTAAATTGCTCCAAAAATTAGTTGGTAGCGTGCAAATGATTTTTCAAGATCCTTTATCTTCGCTTAATCCCTTTAAAAATATCTTTGCAGTTGTCTCAGAAGGAATTGACAACTTAGAAGCACAACAAAAAGGTGTAATCAAAAAAATTTTTTTCGACAACTATAATGAGACTAGTTTTTACAATATTGTCAGCATGCTCAAGAAAAATCAGCAAATTAATGATGAACAATATCAAAGTTTAAAAAGTTTTTATCAACAAATTTATGAACAAAACCACAGTAGTGTTAGCCACTTTTTATATGATCACATTTATTCTTATTTAAACTCAATGGGAATTCAATATCCACCGATATTTTTTTATTTACAACAAAGAGTTGATGAGCTTAAGAAATTTGAAAATGCTACTACTAATCAACTAAAATATCAGTTGGTACTCGAACTTTTAGCCTCTGTTGGTCTTGATAGTAGTATTCTAAAAAGATTTCCTCTTGAATTCTCCGGTGGTCAACAACAAAGAATTGGAATCTCGCGTGCTTTAATTTTAAAACCAAAAATTTTAATTGCTGATGAGCCAATTTCAGCTCTTGATGTCTCTATTCAAGCACAAATTATCAATATTTTCAAAGATTTAAAAGAAAAATATAACTTAACTATTTTATTTATTTCCCATGACTTGCGAATGGTTGAATACATCTCAGATCGCATTGCTGTTATCAATCGTGGACGACTATTAGAAATTGGACCTACTAAAGAAATTATTAATAATTTTGTCCACCCTTATACTAAAAGTTTAATTGAGGCAATTCCTACTATTGAGTCACAAGGAGGCTCACTTTTAGGTTATGTTTATAATCCAGCAATGCACAATTATGATGAAAATAACCAACCAGAGTGACTTAATTTAGGGAATAACCACTTTGTTTTAGCAACAAAAGAAGAACTACGCAGATGAAAATCAGGAGATTATTCTTATGAAAATAAACAAACCAATTAA